ATCTTCCAGCTATTGACGACCGCATCCGCCGCATTGCTCTGCAGCATGCCCACGCCGTAGCTAAAGCCACTCTTGTTTGCGAGTACATCGTCCCAGCTAAACGTAACGCTGGTCGAATCGACGGCGTTTGCCGTAAAGCCCGTCACGGCCGGCGCGTCGGGCATCTCGACGTCCTTAACGTCATAGCCCACGATCCAGAACTGGTCGGTGTCCTTGGTGCCGAGCTTGTCGCCCGAGTCTGCCTCGAACTTGTCGACATCCACCGCGTTGACGCCCAGACGCCACACAAAACCGTACTTGCCCTGCGCGGCCTCGGGCAGGTTGTCGACGGTGCCGCCGTATTCGGTCGATTCACTCGAGGAGTTACCCGTAGTAAAGCCGGCGTTGGCACCAAAGCACAGGCCGCCAAACAACTCGTGCTTTGCGAGCTTCGCGCCCATGACAACGCTGCCGTTCAGCGTCAAGCCGAGCTCGAGCTCCTGCTCCTTGCCCTCCTCGACTTCGATGGTCTGCTCAATGCTCGCCCCCGACTGCGCGGCGGCGCCGTTAAACCCATCGTGCGTGTAGGCGCGCGTTACGCCAGGCTTGCCCAGGCCAAAGGAATCCCCAACGGGAGTCTCGCCGTTGAGCGTCGTTTGATAGGTTCCGGGTTCTCCCGACCGGTTGGTCAAAAAGTAGCTGAGCGGCGTCATATTGTGCTGTTTGGCAATGCGGTCATAGGCCTCGACATTAACGACCGAGGTCTGCGCGCCGAGCGACACGGGCGCCGCCATCACGCCCTTGCCACCAGTTTCCTCATTTTCGATCTCATACTCGTAATAGACCATCGGAATCGTGTAGAGCACGGCCTTGTCACCCTCGCCGGCATGCGACTCATAGCTTACGCTTGTGCTGACCGTGCGCTCGCTCCGGTAGTCATAGCATCCCTCGGCGGCAAAATCGACTGAAGCATTCATCGCGACCAGGGGCGGACCGGTCTGCACCTCGACGGCAACGCCCAACTCGGCGCCAATGGTATAGCCCTGGGATGTCCCCGTGCCCTTTTCCTCTCCGTATGACGTGCCGCCCAACACCAGATAGCCGTATGCCTGCTCCAGATCCTCAACATAGGGCGCATCCTGCAGCACGGCAAGCACGCGCGGGTTGGTATAGACCTTGTAGCGGTCCTTGTACGTGATCTTGACGCTGTCGTTGTCGACATCGGGCAGCGCGAGCGAGATAAATGTGCCGTAGGTAGTGCCGCGACGGTTGCTCTCGCTAATCACCTGCTCCTCGCCGCGGCGCACCTTTCCGTTCTCGTCGAGCGAAAAATGCGAGGCGGTCATCCAATAGTAGTCATCGTTCTTGCGCAGGTCCTCGTCGCGGTGCTTGCCCACCACGGCGATAAAGCTCTCGTTATAGCGGTCCGAACCCGAGACGCTGCCCGCCTTGACGTCGCTGATCCACACCTGCTCTATACCCTTGTGGTCATGCTTGTTGCTGCTGTTGTATTGCTGACCGCTCATGCTCATGGTTCCGACCATGGACCCCAAGCCCTGAGCCCCGCTCTGTGCCGTGTTGCAGGCAAAGTCGCGGAACACATCGCCGCCCACGAGCACCTCGTCGACCGCCAGCTGCTCGGACAGGCCGTCAAGGTTGGCAGTGGCAAGGGCAATAGGCGCCAAGGTGCACGGATAGCGCTTATCCTGAACGCTATCCTTCCATGCGCTGTTGGGCACATGCATCAGCCCATAGGAGGCGAGGAGCCCGTCTCTGTATTCCTTGCAATCGGAAAGCTTGAACTCGCCAGACTCCGAGTCAAAATACGCGTAGCGGTACAGCGCGCCGTACAGCCCCTTGCTGCCGTCAGAAGCGCCGTAATCAAAAGCGCTGCGTTGCCAGTCATAGCCCGCAAGAATAAGGCCCGTGACGGTTTCACCCGTCTTCTTTCCTTCTTCATCGTAGGCGGCAAACGTGCCGAACGTCGCATTCGCAGCGACCATGGTCTTGCCGTTCGCGGAGAGGGAGATTGCGCCCGCGTCGCCCAGAGCATCGACATGGACGAGCGCACCCTTGGATGCATCCCACGAAAACAGCTCGCAATGCGTCGACTTATCAATATTCTTCTTGCCGTAGGGTGCCGAGACCACGATGGCGAGGTCATCGCAAAAATCGCGATCGAGGTCGCCGGCCGCTAGCGAAACGACAGGAGCTGACTGAAGCTGCGTCCAGGAGTCGCTCCCGCCCTTGTTGTGCGTGGTGTAGTCCGCGGCGTTACCGGCATCGATCTTGACGACGCTTTGCTTCCAGTTGCCGCCCTCCAAGTCATACATGTCGACTACAGCCTTGCGCACGCCGTTCTCGTCGACATAGCAGCCCGCGTAGACAAAAAGCTCGTCGACGCCGTCGCCATCGACATCGCCCGCCTCGACATCAAAGACGGCGTCGTGCTCTTGCAGGTAACCGGCATCCAGGTACTTAAAACGGCCTTCGTACATCATATTAGTGTTGACCGTCACCGGCAGGTGTGTGTCGAGAGTGCGCGTACGCCCGTTGCTAAACGAGTAGAGGACCAGCTCAACCTTTCCGGCGTATGACTTGCCGTCAATCGTCGTGGAGGAACTGTCGCCGTAGGCACGGAGCTCGGCAACGCGGCTCTTTTTGCCCGTGCTGGCGTCGCTGCAGAACTCAACACTCGTGGCGTGAATGCCCGAGAAACCGTTGTTGTCGTTGGCGAGTACTGTTGAGGACTCATTGTTGCTTAGGTACGACCAGGTGCCGCCACCGTAGTCGCTATGCTTGTAGAGATCGCTGTTCGTATCGAAGTTGTTGACGTTTTGCCAGAACTTTGCGGCGCCCCACACACTTCCATAGCCATCGGTGAGTTTGCTGCTGCCGCCAATGTCACCGCGCTCGACGTTCTCGAGCTTGTCGCGCAGAGTGTAGCGATTGCCATGGCTACCGTTAGCTGCCATATAGACCTCGCTGCGCGTGGCAAACGTCGTGGGGGTATCAGTGGAATAGGGGCCAACGGTATCGGCCGGAATGTCCTCGCTCGTGCCCAGACCCAGGGCTTGATAATCCTGCTCGGTCATATCGGTGATTGCGGGCGCGTCTGCCGCCTGGGCAACCTGGGGCGTGGCCGTGAAGCAGGCGACGCTCGTGGCGATCAACGCAGCAAGCGCCGCCGTCCCAACAAGCGGGATTTTCGACAGCCTACGGATACGGGAGTGTGGAACGTACATGAGGGACCTCGCTTTATTCGAATGGAGTGGACTCATTTTTGCAAATGATACGTCCGATGCCCGATATCACGTGTCTCATTTTCGCCAACGGCGTGTCTCATTTTTGAGAATCCGAGATGCCGCGGAAATCTTATCCCAGCTCAAAGGCCATTTCTGGGATGTATTTTCCGTCGAGTGCCTCATCGGGAAACTGCATCCCATTTCAAGCGTCGATTCTGGGACGCACTTTCCCCTTAGACCCTCAACCGGAAACCGCATCCCACTTTGAGCGCAAATTCCGGGATGCATTTTCCGCTTGAGCCTCATCGGGAAACGGCGTCCCACTTTGAGGGCTGATTGTGGGATGCATTTTCCGTTTTTGCTCTCATTGGGAAAATGCATCCCGTTTCTTGACCGAATAATGGGACGCAATTTCCCGTTGGAGCGCCTTTGGGAAAGTGTGTCCCACTTCGACCGCCCAGAGTGGGATGCACTTTCCGCAAAGCACCTCAACGGGAAACTACGTCCCATTCCAAAGGCAAATTCCGGGACGCATTTTTCGAAAGCCTGCCCATCCGGAAAGCCCGTCCCACTTTGGACGCATCCGGGCACGGAACCATCGACCTATCAGGCCTCCCATCAATAAAGAGGCGTCCTCCCGGACGGCGGGGCACGAAGTTCATCGCGAGTTCCGCACGCAAAGAAGGCCACTTAATGTGGCCTTCGTCTTGCGCAGGACTGTAGAGCAGGGAACTTCGTGCCCCGACGCCCGGGAGGACGTTTCATTTAGAAAGATGGACCAATCGCCGTCAGCGATGGGAGCTACTCCCCCAGCACGGCCTTTTTGGCGGCTGCAGCCATGTTGTCCAGATCCTCCTTGGTGGGGTGATCCTTTGCGGCAACCCAGTTGTCGAGCAGCATCTTAAATCGGGCGTTGTCGGGATCTTGCTCGAGCATGGCCTCGTAGCGCTGCTTGACCGCGGGGCCCATCTTGCCCTGGCACATCGCCCAACCCGCAAGCTCGGCATCCCCAGCCAAATTGGAAGTTACGCGGTCGATAATCTGCTGATAATAGCTCTGGTCGGCCCCAAAACCGCAGGTGCCAAACAGAAAGACGCGCTTGCCGTGCAAGGCGGAGAGCAACGCCGCGACCGAAGGCGTGCACGCGCCCTTGTCGCACCAAAAACCGACGAGCACTGTGTCGGCCGCGCAGGCGCCCTGCGCCTCGAGCGCAACCTGATCTGCATCCGCATCGTCGCTCAACGCCGCGGCATGGACAAACTCAACGCCCGCAGCCTGCAGAGCGCGCTTGATCGCGCCCGAAACCATCCTGGTATTACCGCTCTTGCTGTTAACCACCAAAGAGCACGTCATAGTCACGTTGCCTCGTTTCCCCCAAAACTAAAGCCACTAATGCAATTTATTAGATGAATATCTTAGTACTAACGTGACAGATGTAAACCACCGTCTGTCGATTGATTAATTTGCCCCACGGGCTTGCTCACTGGGCGAATTGGCTGCGGTAGAGCTCGGCGTAGAAGCCGCCTGCCGCCAGCAGCTCGTCATGCGTGCCGCGCTCGATAATCTGGCCGTCGCGCATCACCAGAATGCAGTCGGCGTTGCGGATGGTGCTCAGGCGGTGCGCCACGACAAAGCTCGTGCGACCAGCCATGAGCTCGTCGAATGCCGCCTGCACCTGCAGCTCGGTGCGGGTATCGATGCTCGACGTTGCCTCGTCCAGCAGCAAAATCGCCGGGTCGGTGAGCATGACGCGCGCGATGCACAGCAGCTGTTTTTGACCCTGGCTAAACGTGCCGCCGTCCTCGCCGATCACTGTGTCGTAGCCTTTCGGCAGCTGCACGATAAACTTGTGCGCATGCGCGCGCTTGGCCGCCTCGATAACCTGTTCGCGTGCGGCATCGGGACAACCGTAAGCGATGTTTTCCGCCACCGTGCCCTCGAACAGCCAAGTGTCCTGCAGCACCATGCCAAAGGCACGGCGCAGGCTTGCGCGCGTGTAGTCACGCGAGGAACGGCCATCGACCGCAATGCGACCGGCATCGATATCGTAAAAACGCAGCAGCAAATTGATGAGCGTTGTCTTTCCGCAGCCCGTGGGGCCAACGAGGGCAAAGCGCATGCCGGGCTTAGCCTCGATGCAGATGTCCTGCAGCAGCTTGCGGTCGGGCACGTAGCTAAAGTCCACATGCTCAAAGGCGACCTCGCCCTGCGGCGCGGCAAGCTCTACAGCGTCCGACGCGTCGGGCTCCTGTTCGCGCGCATCGAGCAGCGCAAACATGCGGCGCGCCGAGGCGTACGCGGTCTGGATCTGCGTAATGACGTTGGTGACCTCGTTGAACGGCTTGGTGTACTGGTTAGCATAGGACAGGAAAATCTGCACACCGCCCACCGTAAGCGCCGCGGGCACGCCCGTGATCACGCCCGCGCAGCCGATCACAGCGACCACGGCATAGATGATGTTATTGATAAAACGCGTGCCGGGGTTGGAGAGCGAACCCATAAACTGCGCGCACTCGCCCGCGGTGTAAAGCTCGGCATTGAGGGCATCGAAGCGCTGCTGAGCGTGCGGGCCGTAGGCGAAGGCGTCGACAAGCTTCTGCTCGCCTACGTACTCCTCGATATGACCACCGAGCTGCCCTTGAATACGCTGCTGCGCCGTAAAGCTCTTGTTGGAGAGCTTGGCAATAGCACCGGCTGCAAAAATGGAAAGCGGCGTGACGAGCACCACCACGAGCGTCATGGTCAGGTTAATAGAGAGCATAAACGCGAGCGTGCCAACGATGGTGATAACGCCGGTAAAGAGCTGGGTAAAGCCCTGCAGCAGACCGTCGCCGACCTGGTCGACGTCGTTGACCACGCGACTCATAAGGTCGCCGTGGGCATGGCTGTCGATAAAGCTGAGCGGCATACGGCTGAGTTTGTCGCTCGCCTCCACGCGCATGTCACGCACCGTCTCGTAGGACAGACGGTTGACGCAGTAGCCCTGCAGCCACTGGAAGGCCGCGGCTCCCACCACGACGAGCGCTAATTTGGTAACGAGCGGCAGCAGCGCATCGAAGTCCACCTGCCCGGTGGCGACGATCAGGTCGATGCCCTCGCCGATGAGGATGGGCGTGTAGAGCTGCAAGATCACCGAGACAGCGGCACTCACAAACGATGCCGCAAACGAAATGCGGTGCGGTCGGACATAGCCCAGCAGGCGGCGGGTCACCGCGCCCACGGGATAGCGCTCGGGATCGCCGGGCTGGCGCGGACCGTCGCCCAGGTCGTTAAGGTTATCGTTACCGGACACATTGGCCGTCATCGTGGCGACCGAACCGGAAGAAGTATACGGATTCATCTAGCAGCCCTCCTTTGCGCAGACGGATGCGGGGACGGTTGGGGCAGACGCGGGCGCCGCACTCCCCTGCTGGCCCTCGAGCTCCTCGCGGCGAAGCTGCGACTGGCAGATCTCTCGGTAGAGCTGGCAGCTTGCATACAGCTCGTCATGCGTGCCCAGGCCCGCAACCGAGCCGTGATCGAGTACGCAGATCATGTCGGCATCGCGCACGGTCGAGACGCGCTGGCTCACGATGACGGTCGTGAGCGGCAGCCCGCCCTCGGCGGCACCGCGCACGCTACGCTCGCGGACGGCATGGCGAAGCGCCGCGTCGGTCTTAAAGTCGAGCGCCGAGGCGGAGTCGTCCATGATCAGAACCTGCGGCGAGCCCACTAAGGCGCGCGCGATGGTCAGGCGCTGGCGCTGGCCACCGCTAAAGTTCTTGCCGCCCGCCTCGACCGGGGCGTCGAGCCCCTGCGGCTTGTTGCGCACGAACTCGCTCGCCTGCGCCATATCGAGCGCCGCCCAGAGCTCATCGTCGGTCGCCGACTCGTCACGCCAGGTCAGGTTGCTGCGAATGGTGCCGCTCACCAGCGACGTGCGCTGCGGGACGGTCGCGACCACATGGCGCAGCTGGTCGAGCGGCCAAGTGCGCACGTCGGCACCCATCACGCTCACGCTGCCGGTGCCCGCATCGTACAGGCGCGGGATAAGCGAGACGAGCGTAGACTTGCCGCTGCCCGTGCCGCCGATAATGCCGAGCGTTTTGCCCAGCGGCAGCTCCAACGTCACATCGCTCACGGCATTTGCCGCGCCCACGCCAAACGAAAAGCTCGCATGGTCAAAGCTCAACGCAGGAACGGGAGCGACATTGCCCGGCTCGGGCAGCGCGACCGGCTCGTTGTCCTCGTCAGTGATGCTCGGCACGCAATTGAGCACCTCGTTGATGCGCGACGCGCTGGCGCTCGCCTTGGTAAAGACCACGACCAGGTTGGCAACATACACGATGGAGGTGAGGGTCTGCGTCATGTAGTTCACAAACGCCATGACCTGACCCTGCGTGAGCTCGCCCACGTTGACCTGGATGCCGCCGACCCACAGGATGGCGCACACGCCCAGGTTCATCACAAGAAACGTGACGGGGTTGAGAATCGACGAGAGCTTGCCCACCGCGATGGCAGTATTGGCCTGGTCATCGGCGGCCTGCGCAAAGCGCTCGCGCTCGTGATCTTCACGCACAAACGCACGGACCACGCGAGCGCCCGAAAGGCCTTCGCGGCAGATAAGCGCGATGCGGTCGAGCTTTGCCTGCAGCTGCTTGTAGTACGGAATACAGCGCGCCATGACAAACCAAAACACCAGGCCAA
The DNA window shown above is from Collinsella aerofaciens and carries:
- a CDS encoding fibronectin type III domain-containing protein codes for the protein MYVPHSRIRRLSKIPLVGTAALAALIATSVACFTATPQVAQAADAPAITDMTEQDYQALGLGTSEDIPADTVGPYSTDTPTTFATRSEVYMAANGSHGNRYTLRDKLENVERGDIGGSSKLTDGYGSVWGAAKFWQNVNNFDTNSDLYKHSDYGGGTWSYLSNNESSTVLANDNNGFSGIHATSVEFCSDASTGKKSRVAELRAYGDSSSTTIDGKSYAGKVELVLYSFSNGRTRTLDTHLPVTVNTNMMYEGRFKYLDAGYLQEHDAVFDVEAGDVDGDGVDELFVYAGCYVDENGVRKAVVDMYDLEGGNWKQSVVKIDAGNAADYTTHNKGGSDSWTQLQSAPVVSLAAGDLDRDFCDDLAIVVSAPYGKKNIDKSTHCELFSWDASKGALVHVDALGDAGAISLSANGKTMVAANATFGTFAAYDEEGKKTGETVTGLILAGYDWQRSAFDYGASDGSKGLYGALYRYAYFDSESGEFKLSDCKEYRDGLLASYGLMHVPNSAWKDSVQDKRYPCTLAPIALATANLDGLSEQLAVDEVLVGGDVFRDFACNTAQSGAQGLGSMVGTMSMSGQQYNSSNKHDHKGIEQVWISDVKAGSVSGSDRYNESFIAVVGKHRDEDLRKNDDYYWMTASHFSLDENGKVRRGEEQVISESNRRGTTYGTFISLALPDVDNDSVKITYKDRYKVYTNPRVLAVLQDAPYVEDLEQAYGYLVLGGTSYGEEKGTGTSQGYTIGAELGVAVEVQTGPPLVAMNASVDFAAEGCYDYRSERTVSTSVSYESHAGEGDKAVLYTIPMVYYEYEIENEETGGKGVMAAPVSLGAQTSVVNVEAYDRIAKQHNMTPLSYFLTNRSGEPGTYQTTLNGETPVGDSFGLGKPGVTRAYTHDGFNGAAAQSGASIEQTIEVEEGKEQELELGLTLNGSVVMGAKLAKHELFGGLCFGANAGFTTGNSSSESTEYGGTVDNLPEAAQGKYGFVWRLGVNAVDVDKFEADSGDKLGTKDTDQFWIVGYDVKDVEMPDAPAVTGFTANAVDSTSVTFSWDDVLANKSGFSYGVGMLQSNAADAVVNSWKIADNTQTSLKWDGLQPNTEYRFAIAAVKNGSTTETGIRSAIITVKTMPDGMTMTVSGPAADAAEGPDFGYDSSVERTAGSHLTLSAIGHVKQLGADDSETGLAPTYMWYRKGRGETEFKLVGADGNLAAGTASKLEIDLTADDDGAQYYCHVGYNDVGLDTGTTLVNIEAEETAPTTVNATPIRTRRLFSQASAGAKKFLDHTLVNTAGPTDSEGSKDPETPETPTNPDKPKSDNGAKTDTKVKTTTTAKNLANTGDQTFALVATAAAAGATLVVIALIMLIKRRKTH
- the bilS gene encoding flavodoxin family protein BilS, producing the protein MTCSLVVNSKSGNTRMVSGAIKRALQAAGVEFVHAAALSDDADADQVALEAQGACAADTVLVGFWCDKGACTPSVAALLSALHGKRVFLFGTCGFGADQSYYQQIIDRVTSNLAGDAELAGWAMCQGKMGPAVKQRYEAMLEQDPDNARFKMLLDNWVAAKDHPTKEDLDNMAAAAKKAVLGE
- a CDS encoding ABC transporter ATP-binding protein: MNPYTSSGSVATMTANVSGNDNLNDLGDGPRQPGDPERYPVGAVTRRLLGYVRPHRISFAASFVSAAVSVILQLYTPILIGEGIDLIVATGQVDFDALLPLVTKLALVVVGAAAFQWLQGYCVNRLSYETVRDMRVEASDKLSRMPLSFIDSHAHGDLMSRVVNDVDQVGDGLLQGFTQLFTGVITIVGTLAFMLSINLTMTLVVVLVTPLSIFAAGAIAKLSNKSFTAQQRIQGQLGGHIEEYVGEQKLVDAFAYGPHAQQRFDALNAELYTAGECAQFMGSLSNPGTRFINNIIYAVVAVIGCAGVITGVPAALTVGGVQIFLSYANQYTKPFNEVTNVITQIQTAYASARRMFALLDAREQEPDASDAVELAAPQGEVAFEHVDFSYVPDRKLLQDICIEAKPGMRFALVGPTGCGKTTLINLLLRFYDIDAGRIAVDGRSSRDYTRASLRRAFGMVLQDTWLFEGTVAENIAYGCPDAAREQVIEAAKRAHAHKFIVQLPKGYDTVIGEDGGTFSQGQKQLLCIARVMLTDPAILLLDEATSSIDTRTELQVQAAFDELMAGRTSFVVAHRLSTIRNADCILVMRDGQIIERGTHDELLAAGGFYAELYRSQFAQ
- a CDS encoding ABC transporter ATP-binding protein is translated as MIELLRRFGGKFRRYMVIGPACKLIEVIFDLLTPLVIAQMIDKGIGAHDVNAVVRYGVVLAAMAVIGISFTLVCQKMAALTSQGMGTDIRGALYQHINKLSYAELDRFGTPSLITRITNDVNQVQLAVALGVRMLIRWPFLAVGSMCAALAIDLKLGIIFLICTPAIGLVFWFVMARCIPYYKQLQAKLDRIALICREGLSGARVVRAFVREDHERERFAQAADDQANTAIAVGKLSSILNPVTFLVMNLGVCAILWVGGIQVNVGELTQGQVMAFVNYMTQTLTSIVYVANLVVVFTKASASASRINEVLNCVPSITDEDNEPVALPEPGNVAPVPALSFDHASFSFGVGAANAVSDVTLELPLGKTLGIIGGTGSGKSTLVSLIPRLYDAGTGSVSVMGADVRTWPLDQLRHVVATVPQRTSLVSGTIRSNLTWRDESATDDELWAALDMAQASEFVRNKPQGLDAPVEAGGKNFSGGQRQRLTIARALVGSPQVLIMDDSASALDFKTDAALRHAVRERSVRGAAEGGLPLTTVIVSQRVSTVRDADMICVLDHGSVAGLGTHDELYASCQLYREICQSQLRREELEGQQGSAAPASAPTVPASVCAKEGC